In a genomic window of Thiolapillus brandeum:
- the ettA gene encoding energy-dependent translational throttle protein EttA → MAQYIFTMNRVSKMVPPKRQILRDISLSFFPGAKIGVLGLNGSGKSTLLRIMAGIDKDFDGEARPQTGIRIGYLPQEPQLDESKDVRGNIEEAMGEVKEAMEELEQVYAAYAEPDADFDALAKRQAELENIIQAADGHQMDRQLEVAADALRLPPWDADVSKLSGGERRRVALCKLLLSKPDMLLLDEPTNHLDAESIAWLERFLHEYKGTVVAVTHDRYFLDNVAGWILELDRGHGIPWEGNYSSWLEQKEARLEQEAKTEAARIKAMKKELEWVRSNPKGRHAKSKARLQRFDELQSQEFQKRNETNEIYIPPGPRLGDLVIEASGLKKGYGERLLFENVEFNLPPGGIVGIIGPNGAGKTTLFRMITGQESPDDGELRIGPTVQLAYVDQSRDSLDDSKTVWEEISDGQDIITVGSFEMQSRAYAGHFNFRGSDQQKRVGDLSGGERNRVHLAKLLRSGGNVLLLDEPTNDLDVETLRALEEALLTFPGCAVVISHDRWFLDRIATHIMAFEGDSKVVWFEGNYEDYEADRKRRLGEAAEQPHRIKYRRIDA, encoded by the coding sequence ATGGCTCAATACATCTTCACCATGAACCGCGTCAGCAAGATGGTGCCGCCCAAGCGGCAGATTCTGCGTGACATTTCCCTGTCCTTCTTTCCCGGCGCCAAGATCGGCGTACTCGGACTCAACGGTTCGGGAAAATCCACCCTGCTGCGCATCATGGCGGGTATCGACAAGGATTTTGATGGCGAGGCCCGTCCTCAAACCGGCATCCGCATCGGCTACCTGCCCCAGGAACCCCAACTGGATGAAAGCAAGGATGTGCGTGGCAACATCGAGGAAGCCATGGGAGAAGTCAAGGAAGCCATGGAGGAGCTGGAGCAAGTCTATGCCGCCTATGCCGAACCGGATGCGGACTTCGACGCCCTGGCCAAGCGCCAGGCGGAACTGGAGAACATCATTCAGGCGGCGGACGGCCACCAGATGGACCGCCAGCTGGAAGTGGCTGCCGATGCCCTGCGCCTGCCCCCCTGGGATGCTGATGTCAGCAAACTTTCCGGCGGTGAGCGCCGCCGGGTGGCCCTGTGCAAACTGCTCCTGTCGAAACCCGATATGCTGCTGCTGGACGAGCCTACCAACCACCTGGACGCCGAGTCCATCGCCTGGTTGGAGCGCTTCCTGCACGAGTACAAAGGCACCGTGGTGGCCGTGACTCACGACCGTTATTTCCTGGACAATGTCGCCGGTTGGATCCTGGAACTGGATCGCGGACATGGCATCCCCTGGGAAGGCAATTACTCTTCCTGGCTGGAACAGAAGGAAGCCCGCCTGGAACAGGAAGCCAAGACCGAAGCCGCGCGTATCAAGGCCATGAAAAAGGAACTGGAATGGGTACGCTCCAATCCCAAGGGGCGCCATGCCAAATCCAAGGCCCGGCTGCAGCGTTTCGATGAACTGCAGAGCCAGGAGTTCCAGAAACGCAACGAGACCAACGAAATCTACATTCCTCCGGGGCCACGCCTGGGTGATCTGGTCATTGAAGCCAGCGGCCTGAAAAAGGGCTATGGTGAGCGTTTACTGTTCGAAAACGTGGAATTCAACCTGCCCCCGGGTGGCATTGTCGGGATCATCGGTCCCAACGGCGCGGGTAAAACCACCCTGTTCCGCATGATCACCGGCCAGGAAAGCCCTGATGATGGGGAACTACGCATTGGCCCCACAGTACAACTGGCCTATGTGGATCAAAGCCGTGACTCACTGGACGACAGCAAAACCGTGTGGGAAGAAATCTCCGACGGCCAGGACATCATCACCGTGGGCAGTTTCGAAATGCAGTCCCGGGCTTATGCCGGACATTTCAACTTCCGTGGTTCGGATCAGCAAAAGCGCGTTGGAGACCTGTCCGGCGGCGAACGCAACCGTGTGCATCTGGCCAAGCTGCTGCGTTCCGGTGGCAATGTGCTGCTCCTTGACGAGCCCACCAACGACCTGGACGTGGAAACCCTGCGCGCCCTCGAAGAAGCCCTGCTCACCTTCCCCGGCTGCGCCGTGGTCATTTCCCACGACCGCTGGTTCCTGGACCGTATTGCCACCCATATCATGGCCTTTGAAGGCGATTCAAAAGTGGTCTGGTTCGAGGGGAATTATGAGGACTACGAGGCTGATCGCAAACGGCGCCTGGGGGAAGCGGCGGAGCAGCCTCATCGTATCAAGTACCGTCGCATTGACGCCTGA
- a CDS encoding protein-methionine-sulfoxide reductase heme-binding subunit MsrQ — protein MNAWKLMVFVLCLLPLGYLGLGIYEEDLGPNPVEYLTHETGIWALRLLLLTLAITPLRRFTGWRRPVMLRRMLGLFSFFYACLHLLIWLWLDRELIWSGMFDDVLKRPYITVGFIAFLILSALAATSNSFSMQRLGRRWKRLHRFAYAAAALGILHYLWLVKADLLHPMIYMVVFLLLMGLRLPGLPERKPMPFRRKVVS, from the coding sequence ATGAATGCCTGGAAACTGATGGTTTTTGTTCTCTGCCTGCTGCCCCTGGGGTACCTGGGGCTGGGGATATACGAGGAAGACCTCGGCCCCAATCCGGTGGAGTATCTTACCCATGAAACCGGCATTTGGGCTCTTCGCCTACTGCTGCTGACTCTGGCCATCACCCCTTTGAGGCGCTTTACCGGCTGGCGCAGACCTGTGATGTTACGCCGCATGCTGGGCCTGTTCTCCTTTTTCTATGCCTGTCTGCATCTGTTGATCTGGCTGTGGCTGGATCGGGAGCTGATCTGGAGCGGAATGTTTGATGATGTTCTCAAACGGCCCTATATCACTGTGGGTTTCATTGCTTTCCTGATCCTTTCGGCCCTGGCGGCAACATCCAACAGTTTCAGCATGCAGCGTCTGGGACGGCGCTGGAAGCGCCTGCATCGGTTCGCGTATGCGGCGGCGGCCCTGGGTATCTTGCATTACCTCTGGCTGGTCAAGGCGGATCTGTTGCATCCCATGATTTATATGGTGGTTTTTTTGTTGCTCATGGGGTTGCGTCTGCCGGGTTTGCCGGAAAGAAAGCCCATGCCCTTTCGCCGCAAGGTGGTCAGCTGA
- the msrP gene encoding protein-methionine-sulfoxide reductase catalytic subunit MsrP, translating to MIIKPASKIRSSEITDQKIWRQRRQLIKAAAAGSGLLLTGMSGLAEALYRGPGKLQSIPDVRDTDYGEDLKPTAYRHITSYNNFYELGYGKRAPAENADSLKPRPWTVKVSGECEKPAVLDMEDILKIDQEERVYRFRCVEAWAMVVPWVGFPLGDFLKGFQPTSRAKYVEFTTLYDPKQMPGQKRKVLDWPYREGLRMDEAMHPLAFMATGLYGEQLPAQNGAPLRLVVPWKYGFKSIKSIVSIRFTQEMPANTWRRIAGDEYGFYANVNPRVPHPRWSQKRHRVLGRGLFGSKEDTQLFNGYAEEVAGLYKGMDLRKNF from the coding sequence ATGATCATCAAACCGGCCAGTAAAATCCGTTCATCAGAGATCACTGACCAGAAAATCTGGCGGCAACGCCGCCAATTGATCAAGGCGGCAGCAGCGGGCTCAGGATTGCTGCTTACTGGCATGAGTGGTTTGGCTGAGGCTTTGTATCGGGGGCCGGGTAAGCTCCAGAGTATTCCGGATGTGCGGGATACGGATTATGGCGAGGATCTGAAGCCCACCGCATATCGGCATATCACCAGCTATAACAATTTCTACGAGCTGGGCTACGGAAAACGTGCACCAGCAGAGAATGCAGATTCTCTCAAGCCACGTCCCTGGACTGTAAAGGTTTCGGGAGAGTGCGAAAAGCCTGCTGTTCTGGATATGGAGGATATTCTGAAGATCGACCAGGAGGAACGAGTCTACCGATTCCGTTGCGTGGAGGCCTGGGCCATGGTCGTGCCCTGGGTGGGTTTCCCCTTGGGTGATTTTCTCAAGGGCTTCCAGCCTACCTCCCGGGCGAAGTACGTGGAGTTCACCACTTTGTATGATCCTAAGCAGATGCCCGGTCAGAAACGCAAGGTGCTGGACTGGCCCTATCGGGAGGGTTTGCGTATGGATGAAGCCATGCATCCCCTGGCATTCATGGCGACGGGGCTTTACGGTGAGCAGCTTCCCGCACAGAATGGTGCCCCTTTACGCTTGGTGGTTCCCTGGAAATATGGTTTCAAGAGCATCAAATCCATCGTATCCATCCGCTTTACACAGGAGATGCCAGCAAATACCTGGCGGCGTATTGCGGGAGATGAATACGGGTTCTACGCCAATGTGAACCCCAGGGTTCCGCATCCCCGCTGGAGCCAGAAACGCCATCGCGTACTGGGTAGAGGGTTGTTTGGCAGCAAGGAGGATACCCAGTTGTTCAATGGCTATGCTGAAGAGGTTGCCGGTTTGTACAAAGGCATGGATCTGCGCAAGAATTTCTGA
- a CDS encoding OmpA family protein, with translation MKKLLGIPMLAGMVALAGCTDPSDPNRKTKTGAMVGAVAGAVIGHQVNHKNGAYVGAALGALAGGGVGYYMDKQQRELEEQLAREQAAHELEIQRMKDDSLKLTLNNEVSFDFDSAEIKHGFQQTLDKLASVIQKYDKTVVHVVGHTDSVGSAAYNQQLSERRARAVGRYLSAHGVAAGRIHTEGRGESEPRATNATEAGRQLNRRVEIFLKPVVEGEESRAHEAPPSSAGRYY, from the coding sequence ATGAAAAAACTGCTGGGGATACCCATGCTGGCCGGGATGGTTGCTTTGGCGGGCTGTACAGATCCGTCGGATCCCAATCGCAAGACCAAAACCGGAGCCATGGTGGGTGCCGTTGCGGGGGCTGTTATCGGCCACCAGGTGAATCACAAGAACGGCGCTTATGTGGGAGCAGCCTTGGGCGCGCTTGCGGGTGGCGGTGTTGGCTACTACATGGATAAGCAGCAAAGGGAACTGGAAGAGCAACTTGCCAGGGAACAGGCAGCCCATGAGCTGGAAATCCAGCGTATGAAGGATGACAGCCTGAAGCTGACTCTCAACAATGAAGTTTCCTTTGATTTCGATAGTGCCGAAATCAAACATGGGTTTCAGCAGACTCTGGACAAGCTGGCATCAGTCATTCAGAAATACGACAAGACAGTCGTACATGTAGTGGGGCATACGGATAGCGTAGGGTCTGCGGCATACAATCAGCAGCTTTCGGAACGCCGAGCCCGGGCGGTGGGCCGTTATCTGAGTGCCCATGGCGTGGCTGCAGGGCGTATTCATACGGAAGGAAGGGGTGAATCTGAACCCCGTGCCACCAATGCCACAGAAGCAGGCCGCCAGCTGAACAGACGGGTGGAGATATTTTTGAAACCTGTAGTGGAAGGTGAAGAAAGCCGTGCCCATGAGGCGCCACCATCAAGCGCCGGCCGATATTATTGA